The following coding sequences are from one Strigops habroptila isolate Jane chromosome 18, bStrHab1.2.pri, whole genome shotgun sequence window:
- the LOC115602256 gene encoding potassium voltage-gated channel subfamily A member 3-like, translated as MDERRSLLHSPAASSCSRHPRGGSTSSHHNLGYTEPLPPAAPQPAPEQEEEEGDEGEEGSMTVVGGGGGGGGGDPLLEEPQQHPHPVLGGDRYDHPQTPAAVPTGQPAGGGEHECCERVVINISGLRFETQLKTLAQFPETLLGDPRKRMRYFDPLRNEYFFDRNRPSFDAILYYYQSGGRIRRPVNVPIDIFSEEIRFYQLGEEAMEKFREDEGFIREEQRPLPEKEFQRQVWLLFEYPESSGPARGIAIVSVLVILISIVIFCLETLPEFRDDHDYEGTGGTFGMGGGPLPPDVFTNSSSPTASMVSSFTDPFFVVETLCIIWFSFELLVRFFACPSKATFSKNIMNIIDIVAIIPYFITLGTELAERQGNGQQAMSLAILRVIRLVRVFRIFKLSRHSKGLQILGQTLKASMRELGLLIFFLFIGVILFSSAVYFAEADDPSSGFSSIPDAFWWAVVTMTTVGYGDMHPITIGGKIVGSLCAIAGVLTIALPVPVIVSNFNYFYHRETEGEEQAQYMHVGSCQHLSSSEEMRKARSNSTLSKSEYMVIEEGGINHSAFKQAAFKTGNCTTTNNPNCVNIKKIFTDV; from the coding sequence ATGGACGAGCGCCGGAGCTTGCTCCACTCTCcggctgcctcctcctgcagccgCCATCCGCGGGGCGGCTCGACCAGCAGCCACCACAACCTGGGCTACACCGAGCCGctgccccccgccgccccgcagCCGGCCCCCgagcaagaggaggaagaaggtgacGAAGGGGAGGAAGGCAGCATGACCGTGGtgggaggcggcggcggcggcggcggcggcgaccCTTTGCTGGAGGAaccacagcagcatcctcacCCTGTGCTCGGGGGGGACCGCTACGATCACCCCCAGACTCCGGCCGCCGTCCCCACGGGTCAGCCCGCGGGCGGCGGGGAGCACGAGTGCTGCGAGCGGGTGGTGATCAACATCTCGGGGTTGAGGTTCGAGACCCAGCTGAAGACCCTGGCGCAGTTCCCCGAGACGCTGCTGGGGGACCCTCGGAAGCGGATGCGCTACTTCGACCCCCTGCGCAATGAGTACTTCTTCGACCGTAACCGCCCCAGTTTCGACGCCATCCTCTACTACTACCAGTCGGGTGGGCGCATCCGGAGACCAGTCAATGTCCCCATTGACATCTTCTCCGAGGAGATCCGCTTCTACCAGCTTGgagaggaggccatggagaagTTCCGGGAGGATGAAGGGTTCATTCGGGAGGAGCAGCGGCCGCTTCCCGAAAAGGAGTTTCAGCGCCAAGTGTGGCTCCTATTTGAATATCCCGAGAGCTCTGGGCCAGCCCGAGGCATTGCCATTGTCTCTGTCCTGGTCATTCTTATCTCTATTGTCATCTTCTGTCTGGAGACCCTGCCAGAATTCAGGGATGACCACGACTATGAGGGAACTGGGGGGACCTTTGGGATGGGTGGTGGTCCTCTCCCACCTGATGTATTCACCAACTCCTCGTCCCCGACTGCTTCCATGGTGTCATCCTTCACTGACCCTTTCTTTGTGGTGGAGACCTTGTGCATCATCTGGTTCTCCTTCGAGCTGCTGGTTCGTTTCTTTGCCTGCCCTAGCAAGGCCACCTTCTCCAAGAACATCATGAACATCATTGACATTGTGGCCATCATTCCCTACTTCATCACGCTGGGCACCGAGCTGGCTGAGAGGCAGGGCAATGGCCAGCAAGCCATGTCCTTGGCCATCCTCAGAGTCATCCGTCTGGTCAGGGTCTTCCGTATCTTCAAGCTGTCCCGGCACTCCAAGGGGCTGCAGATCCTGGGGCAGACCCTCAAAGCCAGCATGCgggagctgggcttgctcatcttcttcctcttcatcgGCGTCATCCTCTTCTCCAGTGCTGTCTACTTCGCAGAAGCCGATGACCCCAGTTCAGGTTTCAGTAGCATCCCCGATGCCTTCTGGTGGGCTGTGGTGACCATGACCACAGTGGGCTACGGGGACATGCACCCCATCACCATTGGGGGCAAGATTGTGGGGTCTCTCTGTGCCATCGCAGGGGTACTGACCATCGCCCTTCCCGTGCCTGTCATAGTCTCCAATTTCAACTACTTCTACCACCGGGAGACAGAAGGTGAGGAACAAGCCCAGTACATGCACGTCGGGAGCTGCCAGCACCTCTCCTCCAGCGAGGAGATGAGGAAGGCTCGCAGCAATTCCACCCTCAGCAAGTCCGAGTACATGGTGATCGAGGAAGGGGGGATCAACCACAGTGCATTCAAACAGGCTGCCTTTAAAACAGGCAACTGCACAACCACGAACAATCCCAACTGTGTGAACATCAAAAAGATCTTTACggatgtttaa